The DNA window ATAACATGCCCATTTTACCCCATGATTTATCATAATATATTCAATTTTAATGTACCCAAACTTGTCCCACGTCGAAAACAGGGAGAAGTCTAAGcttatttataaatgaaaaacgAAGTTGAGAAAATTGCCGGGCTCGGTTGCGCGAGCCTGTGACCTATGCAAGGGCATTAAGGCGGGGGATAGAAGGTTGATGTTGCTCTTGCTAAGATAACGAGGGGATCAATCTAACCgggctcgtgctcgtgctcgtgctcaaCCTTGACCCCTGTGATGGAGATATTTAAAGGAGAGTCGGGGCAGCAGCCCCAACACTAATGTTTGAAGTTCTTGTCTGTTCATGAGCCTGAGTTAGGTCCGATCCCCTCTATAGTTAGTAGCCCGACCTTCAATCGAACCTCGACCTTATGTTTTTGTTATTGCAACACTATACCATTCTAGTATCTCTGCATATTTTATCAAATTATATATAGAAGAATTACAGAAATAGATTCAACAGAGTGGCATGAAATTGGGTGTGAGAATGTCGAGTGGCCACAAAATGTCTTGGTTGAGGCTCCAGTCCATGTTCAAGGCGGTGTTGCAGCTCCACCCTTCGAGCTTCACATCCTCGAAATCGGAAAACATGGAAAAAATCCGATGACGGAGTTGGGGAAGTATCGGTCTTGCTCTCCTCTTCCATGGCGGCCCTCTGCTCCAGCACCTTCAACGGCGTCGCCTTCCGGTATATCTTGCACAACACAATCTCCTGCATTGCAACCAACATATTAGCAAAAGGGATTCAAATACACCAACTTTCAATTATTCTCATTCTTCACACAATTGTccattttccacaaattaaTGTTGTACTGACCTAGATTTGCCCTATAAAATTTAGTATTTGCCTTCACCAGATCATTTCCTGGCTCATGACTACATTGTTTAGATTTTCCCTCTGGGCATGACATAGGCACATCACATGCCCTACATTTTTTTCGATTATTGTCCCCATTTAAATAGTAGTACAAAATTTTGGAAAGTTGGAGGTATTTATTACCTGTGGTAAGGTGCAGGCATCTGGCAAACGGAACTCGTTCATAACCCAATCAGTCTTTCTCCCACGCGGCGCCCTCCCCTCGTAGAAAACAAGTGTTTTCTTCACTCCCGACACCTTCCTCGGATCGCACGAGCTCAGGATTTTTCTATCAGAGCCGGTCGCCTTCCAGAATCCGTTTTCTGTGGTCCGGTTAGGCCTCCCGCCGCTTCCGTGCTTCCTCTCTCGAGGCACCAAAAAGTACCATTCTCTCTCTCCATTGATTCTTGCCAGACCTGTTTCATTAATGGATAATTAATTATGCTCTCACATTTATACTTTCAGTTTTTATAACTATACTACCACATATCAGAATTTTGACTATATATCTTTCGTTATTTATTTACCTGGCAATTCTCTAGGATGATGCTTGTAGATGTTGAGAAAGCCGATGACGTCTCCGTGGAGTTTGTTGCCGGAGAGCATTCGCCGGAGGTAGAAGTTGAGAAGCTCCTCCTCGGTGGGGTGGAAGCGGAACCCGGGGAGTTCGACTTCGTGAGACGAGGATGGTGGTGACGGTGATTCGTCCATGGATTAGGATTAATTTAATGATGAAGGCAGCTCGGATTATAGTGTGTTTTCTTGATGCTGTAATAACTAACTTCAGACACAATATGTTGGTGTGAGTGCGTGGAAACATGGTACATTTGGGGATTATATTTATAGACACTGGTTGTGACCATGATGGTTGATGAGgctgcgaatttttgatggtgatgaatgttcgtaaaaataaaggaagatcaacacacagagatttacgtggttcgatttactgaggtaaatctacgtccacgggaagaaaagagggcagagttgtattgcttgatctgttttctacagctaacaatacagacttgctatttgctattttctctctagagagcttaacagaagttaacagaagacctttatctatctgacctaggttctatttatacattgaaccaagatcgtggcatgcagcatttattaggtagtggatgtcgtggaggtcgtggcgaccttgcatgggtccactatcctgcatgagttaatgactgcttgacaccactaaatagatcgtcggtgtagcggaggtggaaatcttgcatgagtccactatttcctagttcggtcgaatactgagaccggactgctgaattattgccgagcagcttttgccgatctgagagtagagcttgatgccgaccagagagcagagtttgattggttggcttttaccgagctgtaggctggagccgaactctgtggttgtgccgaactgaactcttgagtcatgccggactgatactctttagccatgccgaactgatactctttcttgggctttactgctgttgggcttgtttagtatttgtttagtacgtactccatcactacccccccccgaaaagtgaagtgaatcacttcggcattctggataaaggtacggggtaagttgatgtttgtcctcggtctgatgaagtgaactcttctttgaccggacttggtttgtgtcctaatttggcgagttttatcgctcggatcgaactttccgatgtcctaatttggggatcggactttcccttgtcctaattcggcgagttttatcgcgtggatcggactttccctagtcctaattcaggcaagttttatcgcgagaatcagacttttgttgcagttcgtttcagacgaagtgcttgattcttaagctgaattgtggtcttgtatcctctttagaagcttggacttcacaatcgtttgcttattgcagctcgtttcagacgaactgcttgtttaagctgaattgtggtcttgtatcttctgtagaagctttgactcacaatcgttggcttgttgcagctcgtttcagacgaactgcttgtttaagctgaattgtggtcttgtatcttctgtagaagctttgactcacaatcgtgtgcttgtatatgttctaagaaggggatcagccttcgaagaacaagatacctcagtaacatttgtaagagacgacacacacagagacagacaaaatacacagacaaaacgcacagagacaaataaaaagcacatagagaaacAAAGatcaagcaaaccaaataaagcacattgaccggacaggactcaagactgactgaccggactgtctcttacaaatgaaacttcttgaggttggaaatgtgccatgttcggggtacctgttctcctgacatgtgagccaatttgtaagaccctttgccgaggacttctgacacccgatacggaccttcccatgtgggttcgagcttgcccagcttttctgctcggcttacttcgttgtttctcagaacgagatctcccacttgaaattgcagcttcttcaccctttggttgtaataccgggctacttgctccttgtacttggctgcttttatgcatgccaattctcttctttcttcggcaagatctagctcagctctcagtccgtcgtcattcatttctgaggagaaatttagagttcggggactgggtacgccgatctccaccggaattacggcttcagtgccgtacacaaggctgtacggagtttcaccgttggaggttgtgggtgtagttcggtaggaccataggacttgagggagattttctacccattgtcctttggcttgttctaaccgagcttttaaccctttcaccaggatacgatttgttacctccgtttgtccgtttgcttgtggatgagagaccgaagtgaaccgctgttgaatattcagctcttggcaccaattcttgaacgtcttgtcggtgaactgagtcccgttatccgagatgaggatgtggggtatgccgaatcggcacactatgttcttccagacgaaatccaatgccttcgagctcgttatcgtagctaatggttcagcttccacccacttcgtaaagtagtccacggcaacgattaggaatttcatttgccgaggagcttgaggaagtggtcccactatgtctatgccccattgcatgaaaggccaagggctctgcatagtggatagatcggtttgcggcatctttgggatatttgcatggatttggcacttcgggcaggtcttgacgagctgcactgcttcttgtaccaaggttggccaataatatccccatcttagaacttttttagctaaagctctagctccgatgtggctgccgcacgatccttcatgaacttctctgaggatgtagtccgtctcttctggtcctacgcaccgcaataacggctggaggtaagactttctaaagaggactccttcatgaagttcgtaccgaagtgctcggcacgtgatcttccgagcttctctcttatcctcgggcaattgtccttgatccagatactgcaagatcggcgtcatccagttcggcgagctggatactgaatgtacctcggcttcatcaatgcttcgatgcattaattcttccgcctttgagctcggatctgaggccaacttacttaaggtatctgctcggctattttccgctctgggaacgcggattatccgaaaataggagaaacttcggctgatgctttgcgctttgtccaaatacttcttcattctctcgtcacgagcttcacttgtacccaacatgtgatttactatgacttgtgaatcacaatggactttgagagatttgacgagcagactttgcgctaactggagtccggccaggagggcttcgtactcggcttcattattagtagtggggaataggaaccgaagtgagtaggttacctcgtgtccgtcgggagcgacgagtaaaataccagctccacttcccatcttgtttgaagctccatctacgaatccgctccagcagtccggcggctctacttcggattccaagggctgtgctagttcggcattggcagactttttctgttcggcaatgacagggattgcttgatcgaacttggcttctgtaagaaaatctgccaaggcttgtcccttgatggctttccgaggtaggtactcgattgagtgttctcccagctctatggcccatttggcgattctgcctgatgcttctggcttggtcaaaacttgccgaagaggcagatcggttaagacgcataccttgtgagcatagaagtatggccgcagtctccttgctgcatttactaacgccagagcaa is part of the Salvia splendens isolate huo1 chromosome 22, SspV2, whole genome shotgun sequence genome and encodes:
- the LOC121786102 gene encoding NAC domain-containing protein 6-like; amino-acid sequence: MDESPSPPSSSHEVELPGFRFHPTEEELLNFYLRRMLSGNKLHGDVIGFLNIYKHHPRELPGLARINGEREWYFLVPRERKHGSGGRPNRTTENGFWKATGSDRKILSSCDPRKVSGVKKTLVFYEGRAPRGRKTDWVMNEFRLPDACTLPQEIVLCKIYRKATPLKVLEQRAAMEEESKTDTSPTPSSDFFHVFRFRGCEARRVELQHRLEHGLEPQPRHFVATRHSHTQFHATLLNLFL